The Sulfurimonas sp. HSL-1716 sequence TTCCATGCTTTTTGAGTTAAAGAGAATATCTGATGATGAGATGGGGATACTTTTAGACAAAGCACTTTCTCAGGCAAAGCTTACCTGCAAGGATGAGGCAAGAGAGTATCTGATAGTGAGTTCAAACGGCGATGCACGTGCGATGCTCAAGCTTTTGGAGTTTGCTTCGGCACTTGATAACGACATCACTTTAGAGCTTTTAAAATCGCTTCGTCCGACAGCTCAAAACGACGGAAGCAGCGATGCGACCGTACACTACGACCTTATAAGCGCGCTCATAAAATCCGTTCGCGGAAGCGATGCGGACGCTGCCGTCTATTACCTTGCACGTCTTATCAAAGCGGGCGAATCGGCTGATTTTATCGCAAGACGTCTGGTAATACTTGCAAGCGAGGATGTTGGAAATGCAAATCCGCAGGCACTGACGCTAACGACGTCTGCGATGAGCACGGTGGCAAAGATCGGCTATCCCGAAGCGCGTATCGTCTTGGCGCAGGCGGTGATCTATCTTTGTGCTTCTCCAAAATCCAATAGCGCCTACAATGCCATAAACAGTGCGCTTAAAGCAGTGGAAGAGGGGATTCTTCTTGAAGTGCCCCAAAATATCAAACAGCAAAATAAAGGCTACCTGTATCCGCACGATTTCGGCGGTTATGTAAAACAGCAATACTTAACGAAAAATCTAAAGTTCGTCGAGTTAAAAGATATCGGTTATGAGAAAAAGATGAAAGAGTGGATGGAGTTGATAAAAAATAGTTAAGAGCGAAATGCTCTTAACTTCTTAAAGTGCCGCTTTGGCAGAAGCAACTACAGAAGCAAATGCTGCTGCATCGTTCATAGCCATATCGGCAAGAATTTTACGGTCAAGCTCGATGCCGGCTTTTTTCAAACCATTGATGAAAGTCGAGTAGTTGATATCGTTTAAACGACAAGCTGCGTTTATACGAACGATCCATAGACTACGGAATTCGCGTTTTTTCTGTTTACGGTCTCTAAACGCGTAGTACATTGAGCGCTCTAACTGCTCTTTTGCTTTACGGAAATGTTTACGACGACCGCTATAAAAACCTTTTGCAAGTTTTAATATTTTTTTGTGACGTGCTCTACGCACAGTACCAGTTTTTACTCTTGGCATATTGTTTTTCCTTTCTTTACCGTATCTGCATCTTTGCGACAGGTGCCACTCTCTTGGTGGACTTTCCCACAGTTGCTGTGGAGATAGTTAAGAACGCTTGATTAAGCGATCATTGCCTTAATGTTTTTTTCATCGACTTTTGCCACTACTTTTGGCGTATTTTGGTTACGACGAGTTGCTGCATCTTGTTTTGTCAAGATATGGCTACGAAACGCTGTTCCGCGTTTGATAGAACCGTTTTTCTTAACTTTAAAACGCTTTACAGCGCCTTTTACCGATTTCATCTTTGGCATCCGGCTCTCCTTTTGTAAAATTCTAAAGCTACCCCGCAAGATAGACTTTAAGGGCGAAAGTATACCCAAAAAAAAGAAAATATGAAAGTTGTTTACCCTATTTTCACTTAACTTTAAGTACAATATGACAAACTTAATAGTTAGGATGAGTATGAATAATCATAATATAATGGATATTGCCACGAAAAATGTTTTGACGATTTCTGAAAACGGAACTATTAGAGATGCGATAGAAAGTATGTACAAAAATAACCACAGAGACGTTGTCGTGGTCTCTGAGAGTGATAAAAAATTCGGACTGCTTAGTGCGGCAGATCTGATAAAAATGAAAAAACTCGGATTGGATTTTAATCAAAAGATATCTTCCGTCCTTTATCCCACGATACAAACTCTGCATAAAAACAGCTCGGTATTCGATGCTATAAACAGAATAAACTGCAAAAACTATCCGATGTGCGTCGTTGATGATGCGAATAATCTGGTCGGATTCGTTTCTTACTACGATATTATCTCTTCGATAGATCCAAATTCGATGCTCGAGCGCAGATATATAGGCGAAGTATTGATAGGTTCGGAGCTCAAAAAAGCTTCTCAGGAGATGTCTCTTTGCGATATTATCGGCATGATGGATGATACCATGTATGACTGTGTCATATTGATGGATGAGAACAATAAAGCAGTAGGGATCATAACTACAAAAGACGTCATAAGATTTTTCAACGGAAATATTAATATGCAGGAAAGTGCTCGCCTGCATATGATCTCGCCGCTTTTGACGGTCGATTACAACACTACGATAAAAGATGCGCTGAGTTTTATAAAAGACAAACATTTTAAAAGGCTTATCATAACCAACAGCAGCGGCGATACGATCGGCCAGATAACGCAAGAGGAGCTTTTGGCCAGAATATACTCCCGCTGGGCCGAGATAATGCGCACCAGCCAAAACAAGCTCGAAGAGGTCAATAAAGTCCTTAACGAGAAAGCTTCACAGTATGAGATGCTATCCGCTACGGATAAATTGACCGGGATTTATAACAGAGGAAAATTCGAAGTCGAGCTCAACAGCGAGATCCAAAGAGCCAAAAGATATAAATCCGATCCCTTCTCGATCATTTTTTTCGATGTGGATAATTTTAAAAGGATCAATGATACGTACGGGCATCCGGTCGGCGATGTCGTTCTTAAAAAGATCACGAACCTCTTTAAAACTGGACTGAGGGCGACAGATGTTTTTGCCCGCTGGGGCGGAGAAGAGTTTGCAATAATCATGCCCAATACGATACTCGAAAAAGCAGCCGCAGCAGCCGAAAAACTACGTCAGATGATAGAAAAAGAGGATATGAAAGACGTGGGTTGCGTCACATGCAGTTTCGGAGTCAGCGAATTTTTGCAAGATGACGAGATGCAGTCGATAATAATCAGAACCGATAACGCCATGTATAAAGCCAAAAGAAAGGGAAAAAACAAAGTCGTGATCGCTTAAGCTGCCGATACATGTTTGTCTATTTTTAAATCGGGACGGATGATCCAAAAGAGGACCAATGCAAAGAGAGCCCCGAACATATCAAAAAGCATATCTTTTTGAGCATCCCAGATATCACCCTGTGAACCCAAGAACTCAATACCTGCCTGCCCGCCGTGAAGAACTGCGTATATCCATTCAAGTATCTCATACCATGCCGCAATGCTCATGATGAAAAAAAGCCCGAAAAATGTTGCCAGTACAGGACCTGACCATTTTTTTCTCGTTAAAAGTTCTGCTGCGGCAAATGCGTAAAAGCCGACGACGAGATGACCGACGCGGTCAAAGTTGTTCCTTTCAAAACCAAATAGATGGGTAATAAAATCAAAAGGTACGTTGGCAAAGGTATAGTGGCCTCCCACCGTATGCCAAAACATCCACGCAGACATCAAAGTATATGAATAATTGGAAAATCTAAAAAACCTGAAAGTAAAAACAAGAAGGATAAAAGTTATGACGATGGGAGTGTCTTCAACGATCCACACATCCCTGTCTACGGGATTAATCGCAAGCAAAACGAACAGGAGCATAAAGAGGATAGAAAGTATGTGGGGATATATTTTAAAGATACGCGCCGCTTTGTCTGTCATCTTTTTGCTCTTTATAAATAAGGTGTCTTTAAAATTCTATCAAATATAGTGAAGATTAATATTAATTTTACTATCATTCAAAGAAAAAAAGGTCAGGATCAATGATAGAACTGAAGATTACAGACGGAGAGATGGGCGTGCGCCCGCCGGTCACCAAACCGCATCCGGGTTTTTTCCATCAAGTAGGTGAAGAGAGGTTCCGTAAGCTTGTAAGCGATCATTATGAGCTTATAAGAAACAGCGACATAGCGTTTTTGTTTCCCGTAAACGATGAAGATGATTTTGATCAGGCGAAGAAAAACGCCGCCGATTTTCTGATCCAAGTCAGCGGCGGTCATGCTTATTTCAGCGAAAACCGCGGCGAGCCGAGAATGGTCGGCCGTCATGCACCTTTTCGTATTGACGAACATGCAAGAAGAAGATGGCTGGAGTTTTATGCACAGCTTCTTCCCGGGCTTGAAGAAGAGGGAGTGGATCCCGAATATATAAAATCCTTTTGGGATTATCTCGATATCTTTTCCATCTGGATGATAAATATCAAATAATTACCGCAGGAACGCTTGAACAAAGCGTTCCTTTCACACTCTAAAATTCGATAAAACTTCTGTCTCTGTTCTTAAACACCGCGCATTTTTTATAGCCTATTTGACGTGCCAGCTCGACTATACTTTCATCAAACAATCCTACCTGTGCGGGCGTATGCGCGTCCGAGCCGAAAGTTATGGGAATGTCCAGAGCATAAGCTTCGCCGAGAAGTTCATTTGAAGGGTATGCCTGTTTTATGGGTTTTCTCAGTCCCGACATGTTCACTTCAAGTACCGCACCGCTTTTTTTTATCGCTTTTAAGGCGTTTGAAGCGATAGATAAAATATCGCGTTTGGGCATGAACTTAAAAACCTTTATCAGATCGAGATGTCCGATAATATCGAATTTTCCGAATTTTGCCATCTCTTCGACTGCATCGAAATACTCCTGCCAGATCTTATCGATGTCCTCGGTGTGGTACCTGCCTATGAACTCCGGATTGTCAAACCCCCAGCCGTCGATAAAGTGGACGGAGCCTATAAGAAAATCCACGTCTGCATTCAGCACTCTTTCATCCATATGATTTTTAAGGTAATCCACTTCGTAACCCAGCAGTATCTCTATCTTGTCTTGGTACTTTGTTTTTGCCTCGCTTACCCATTTTTCATAGATCGGCATCTCCTCGAAACTCATACGGTACGAAGGGTCGAAATCCATAGGTGCATGATCTGAAAAACCAAAATATTTTATCCCTTTTTTGATCGCTGCTTCCACATATTCATCGATGGTTCCCTCTGCATGATTACAAAGTGTAGTGTGATTGTGCAAATCTACCAACATTTTTTCAATTCTCTTTTTTTTTAAAGTTTATCTTGCTATTATAGTACAAAATGTTAGTAGAAAGATATTTTGGAGTAGTTTTATGACACAAGAAGAGTTGGATGCTTTGATGAACGGCGATTTGGATTCTGTTGAAGATGATAGTTTAGAATCTGAAGAATCTGATGAAATAGATGTTGAACAAGACTATACAAACGAGATAGAGGTACCGACACCGGATGAACTCGAAGATCGCAGAGTTCATCCAAAAAAATTAGTACCGCCTCCTCCGTATGATGACAACAAAGTAGTGCATCAGCTTGATGATGTCACCAAAGAGAGTGAAGAAAAAGCTACCCAAATATTCGATATCGTTGAAAATATCAGCAATGACATGATGGAAAAAGAGGAAAATATATCTTCTTGCATCAAGATATTTGAAAACAACATAAAACTTTTTACGAACCTAACGGAAAAATTTCCCGATATTCAGACTTTTAAAACGGCAAGAGAGGAAAACGAAGAAGCGCTGGCGGGTGCGCAGGAAGTGTTTGATTCCATTCAAGAAAGCGGCAACTCTTTGATGAACGTCATGGATATTATGCAGTATCAGGATATCCACCGTCAAAAGATCGAGCGCGTCATAAATGTCATGAGGGCGCTTTCAAACTACATGAACGCACTCTTTGCGGGCAAAATAGACGATGACAAGCGCGTAAGTTCCGCAGTCCATCTTCCTGGTGACGAATCGACCGAAGATGTCGTCAATGCCGATGATATAGAAGCCTTACTTGCACAATTTGGCGCAAACGGATAAAATTCCAAGAAAATTCAATGCTTATTATTAAAACAGGCATGATTATAATAGAGAAAATATGCAAAAAGTAGAGTTACTTTCTCCGGCTGGAAATTTAGAAAAACTTCGTATTGCCATCGATTATGGTGCCGATGCCGTTTACGGCGGTGTGAGCCACTTTTCGCTTCGAATACGTTCGGGCAAAGAGTTTTCCTTTGAAGAGTTCAAAGAGGGGATAGACTACGCCCACTCGAAAGGAAAGAAGGTCTACGCGACCATAAACGGTTTTCCTTTTAACTCTCAGCTTTCCCTTTTAAAAAAACATATACTCAAAATGGCGGAGCTCGGTCCCGATGCCATCATCGTAGCGACGCCTGGAGTGCTGAAGCTATGCAATGAACTCGCGCCGCATATCCCGCTTCACCTTTCGACTCAGGCTAACGTTCTGAACGTTTTGGATGCAAAGATCTATTATGATATGGGTGCGCGCCGTATTATCGCTGCCCGCGAAATATCCTTAAAAGATCTGTGCGAGATAAAAAAAGAGCTTCCCGATCTGGAAGTAGAGGTGTTCGTGCACGGTTCCATGTGTTTTGCATACAGCGGAAGATGTCTGATATCTACGCTGCAAAGCGGCCGGGTTCCAAACCGCGGAAGCTGCGCTAACGACTGTAGATTTCCGTATGAGCTCTATGCGGCGAATCCCGAGACGGGAACACTTTTCAGACTCGAAGAGGATCCGGGCATCGGAACGTATATCATGAACTCAAAAGACCTGAACCTCGCTTCGCACATCAAAGAGATACTCGACAGCGGGTGTGTGGATTCACTCAAGATAGAGGGGCGTACAAAAACTTCATACTATGCGGCCGTTACGGCGAAAGCTTACCGTATGGCCATAGACGATTATTATGCAGGCTGTTATGAACCGGATAAATATCAGCATGAGCTTGAATCCATGCAAAACCGCGGGTATACAGACGCGTATCTTATAAGCCGTCCGTTTGAAAAGCATGACGGGCAAAGCCTTGATTTTACCATGCAGATGGGAACGCATCAGGTGAGCGGGATGGTCACGTTAGAGGGAACGCACTTTATGTGTAAATATAAAACTCTGCCCGATGAAGAGCTGGAGATCGTAGCACCTCTTGGATCTAAAATAGCAGAGGTGGATAACGAAACAGGAACGATCTATCAAAGAGACGGCAGATGGTATATGCGCCTGAAAAAACTGGTTGCAGAGAACAAGAAAGTCTGGGATGAAGTCCACAGCGGAAACTTAAACCCTATTGAACTGCCGACAATACTTCCGCCGTATACTTTTTTAAGGATACCGGCAGACGGCGATATGGGAACCCACCCGAAAATTTAATTTTACATGTAAGGAAAAAAATATGAAGTTTGTTTCGATAATTATCGGCAGTAAAAGTGATTTTGAAGTCATGAAGTCTTGTGCGGACACGTTTGAGGCATTTGGCGTTAACTACGAGCTTGTTATCTCATCGGCTCACCGTTCTCCCGAGCGTACGAAAGAGTATGTGGAAAATGCAGAGAAAAAAGGTGCGCAGGTGTTTATCGCCGCTGCCGGTATGGCTGCGCATCTGGCGGGCGTACTTGCCTCAAAAACGGTCAAGCCTATCATCGGCGTGCCTATGAGCGCATCGGCTCTCAGCGGCATAGATGCACTTCTTTCGACTGTCCAGATGCCGGCTGGAATGCCTGTTGCTACAGTAGCCATAGGAAAAGCCGGTGCTATCAACTCCGCATATCTGGCGATGCAGATACTTGCTCTTGAAAACGAAGATTTAAGAGTAAAGCTAAAAGAGGATAGAATAGCAAAAGCTAAAAAAGTCGAGATGGACTCTATGGAGATAGAGACTATTCTTTAATACCTTGAGCTACCAAAAGGGATCACTATGAGTTTAAATTGGATGAGTATTGAAGAGTATGCGGATCTGACAGGACTTGAACTGCTTGCTATCGAGGAGTTGATAGCAAGGGATAAGCTCGTAAGCAAGATCGAAAACGGTCAGACCTATATTGACCCTTCAAAAGGCGCCAGCGAAATAGTTCCCTCGGAACTGCAAAACGTGACAAAATCAAATACTCCCGGGATGACGGTTCCTGCACAGTTCGTCGAAAAGACGATAGGAACCATCATCAACCTTCATGAAAGAGTCCTTGACGCAAAAGACGAAACGATAGAATCGATCAAAAACGAGAATATGTTCTTAAAAGAAGCTCTCGCATCGCTTCAAGAACTTTACGAAGAGGACAGAAAAACCATAGAGACTCTGACGGATCAGTTGAAGCTTTCTCAGCAAGAGGTAGAGTTCTTAAGAAGAAAATATAAGCTGATGTGGGGGAAAGTCGTTGAGAACTACTCAACAACCGATAAAGAATGACGATTGATGAAGCATGTGTGGGTTGTATTATCAACCAAAGTTTAAAAGTAGCCAACGCTATAAAAGCCGATGAGGCCTTGACGCAGAAACTGGTCTCTGAAGTCACGAAAAGCTCTAAAGATTTTTCGTTTTCGCTTACTCCTCCCGAAGTGGCGACGGGTGTTTACGAGATGATGTCCGTCATCGCCGAGAAGCAAGACCTTTACGATGAGGTAAAGAGTCATTCTACGCAAAAAGCTCTCTCTTTCGTTCCTTTTTTACAATATAAGATAGACAACTCCAAAGATAAACTTTTAACCGCCGTAAAAGTCGCGATCGCGGGCAATGTGATAGATCTTGCTGCGGAAGTGGAGTTTGATCTTGCCGATGAAGTGGAAAAGATATTCGACACCCATTTTAATCAGGATGATTTTGACAAACTGAAAGCCTCTTTACAAGAAGCAAAAACACTGCTTATAATCGGAGATAATGTAGGCGAGCACATCTTCGATCATCTTTTTATACAGACGCTCAAAGAGCTTTATCCGCTTCTTTACATCTCCTATATGGTAAGAGGCCGCCCCATCATAAACGATGTGACGATGAAAGAAGCCGAAGAAGCCGGGTTTGACAAGCTGTGCAACCTTGTGGACAGCGGTGTGGACACTCCCGGTTTTATTTATGACAGAGCCAACGAAGAATCGAAAAAACTTTTTGACAGTGCGGATCTGGTCATTGCAAAAGGGATGGGAAACTATGAGTGTCTAAGCCCGGCGTGCAGAACGAATCTGACATATCTGTTAAAAGTAAAATGCAGCGTCGTAGCTTCGTCTTTAGATAAAAATATCGGCGATATCGTTTGTAAAATGGTATAAGGAAGAACGATGAGATTCAAAAAAACGCTCCTTTACGCAATGATCGTATCGGCTTTTTTCGCCTGCAGTGCGATAGCAAGTGAAAACCGTATCAGTTACTCCCTCTCTTTGGTCGGTATGAGCATGGATTATAAAGAACATAGCTCCGGCGGCGTGCTTTTGGACAGTGAAGACTCCAACCTCGGCGATATATCGGGATATGAGATGAGTCTTGGGTATATCTTCAGCAGATATGCGCGAAATCAGGATGAGATAGGGATAAGCCTTATGCAGCTTGCAGGCAAATCGACGTATAAGGGTTCCGTCTTGGGAAGCGGTGATCCGTACGGCAGTCTCATCAGTACTACAAGCAACAGCTTTATAGATACCAGTATAGATTACAGACATACATATTTTTATAAAAGATATCTTTCTTTTGTTTACGGGATCGGGTTTGGATACCATGCATGGGAGAGAAAGCTTTCATCTGTTCAAAAAGAGCTGTATGAGTGGTATTCTTTTCGTCCCATGCTGGGGGTGGATGTAAAGTATAAAAAGATGCAAGCAGGTATATCCGCGGAGTATCAGTACGGTTTTCACACCAGAATGCACTCCTCGAATCCTTCGCTCGGTTTTATTCTCGGCGGTGCCGATATATTTGAAGTGGCCGTTCCTGTAACTTATAACTATAGGGATAATATGGCTTTCTTTATAAAGACCGTTTTTTCAAAACAGACAATCGGAAAATCCGATTATGTCAGCAGCGGCGGCAATACATACTATGAACCAAGCAGTACGAGCAATGACGTTTATGTCAAATTGGGAGCCGTGTTCAAGTTCTAGGCTTTCTTTTTATCGGCTGCTAAAAGCGATTCGAGAGGTTTTGTCTGTTTTTGCTGCGCATCGAGTATCATTTGTACCAACGCGTTGCCGTTTACGGGAAGCGTTTTTTTGTCGCTGTCCAGACCGTTTTGCATCTCTTCGAGCAGTTTCTTCTTAAAATCCGCTACCAGTTTTTCGATCTTTTTCATCACTTCGGGAGAGTCTCCGAGCTCTTTTATCAGTTTTTCTTTATACTCTTCGGCCTGCTTTTCGATCTTTTCCATATTGAGATCGGCTAAAAACTGTGCGGCACCTTTTGTATGCAGGTCTTTTAGAAACTTAGAGACGTCATCGGATTGTTTTTCAGTGTCGGCGGTTTGTGTCTTGTCGCCTTTATATGCGGCGTTAAAAGCGTTCCAAAAAGCCGTAATGCTTGCTTTTGCTTCTTCTGAGGTATATGCTCCGTCTTTTGGATTTAAATGGTTTTGAACCTGAGTATCGAGATAGGCATAATCCATTTTTGTCGGTGTATAGGGCTTGCCGTTTAGCATAGAATCAAGACGCGCGGGATCGAAGGTGAGCATCATCGCCGTCATCCTGTCTTTATCGCTTAGTGAATTCATCGCGCTAATGTAGGCATCTTTTACCTCTTGAGGCATGTTGCTTGGAACTATGGACATCTTTTTTGCGGCCCCGACTTCTGTTGATCCGTCGTTATTGAAATCGAACTGTTCTTTGTCGTGCATCAAAAGGTTATATGCACCTTCATTGCTTAGCGAGTTGATGTCGATTCCATCCGCCAGACCGGAATATTTCTGCAGGGTCGTAAGTTCGCTAGATGAGAGGCTTTGCAAAAAATCTTTGGCGTTGGAGAGCTTTACATCCGCCTCTTGCGCTTTGTTGAAGATCGCTTCGAACTTCTGGGCATATGGGGCTTGATACTCTTTTCTCCCTTGGGACGGCCGGTAGTTTTGCATCGTTGTTAAGTAGTTTTGGTAAGCAGCACCTGTTTCCATGACAGCTCCTTTTCATAGCAAAAAACAAGCAAAAAATATTCCATAAAAGTTGTTTTTGCACAAAGAGATTTTCTAAAACATAAGCCTTTTTGGCTATAATTTCGTAATTTATTTGCGAGGCAGTTATGATTACTTTTAGCGAGATGTTACTAAAACTACAAGAGTTCTGGATGAAAGAGGGGTGCAATATCGTTCAGCCTTACGATATCCCTGCGGGTGCGGGGACGTTCCACCCTGCAACCTTTTTGCGTTCACTTGATTCAACTCCATGGTCTGTCGCATATGTGGCGCCTTCGCGCCGTCCGACTGACGGTCGTTACGGAGAGAATCCGAACCGTCTTGGAAGCTACTATCAGTTTCAAGTTCTCATAAAACCGAGTCCGAAAAACATTCAAGAGCTTTACTTAAAGAGTCTTGAATATCTGGGTCTAAACGTAGCCGACCATGACATCCGTTTTGTCGAAGACAACTGGGAATCTCCGACGCTGGGCGCGTGGGGCCTTGGCTGGGAAGTATGGCTAAACGGGATGGAAGTCACTCAGTTCACCTATTTTCAGCAGGTAGGCGGTGTGGCGTGCGATCCCGTAGCGGTGGAGATAACATACGGAACCGAACGTCTTGCTATGTACCTTCAAGGTGTTGATACAGTATTTGACATCGTCTGGAACG is a genomic window containing:
- a CDS encoding replication-associated recombination protein A, producing the protein MDFTHLLRPKNFDEIVGQSHLVSKDAPLRKLCENNALGHSFFYGTPGSGKTSLSRVIANVMGLPFYEFNATSLKVEQLRKIFDQYENALQRPLIFIDEVHRLAKNQQEVLLPVMEKNSILLIGASTENPFFSLTSAMRSRSMLFELKRISDDEMGILLDKALSQAKLTCKDEAREYLIVSSNGDARAMLKLLEFASALDNDITLELLKSLRPTAQNDGSSDATVHYDLISALIKSVRGSDADAAVYYLARLIKAGESADFIARRLVILASEDVGNANPQALTLTTSAMSTVAKIGYPEARIVLAQAVIYLCASPKSNSAYNAINSALKAVEEGILLEVPQNIKQQNKGYLYPHDFGGYVKQQYLTKNLKFVELKDIGYEKKMKEWMELIKNS
- the rplT gene encoding 50S ribosomal protein L20; its protein translation is MPRVKTGTVRRARHKKILKLAKGFYSGRRKHFRKAKEQLERSMYYAFRDRKQKKREFRSLWIVRINAACRLNDINYSTFINGLKKAGIELDRKILADMAMNDAAAFASVVASAKAAL
- the rpmI gene encoding 50S ribosomal protein L35, encoding MPKMKSVKGAVKRFKVKKNGSIKRGTAFRSHILTKQDAATRRNQNTPKVVAKVDEKNIKAMIA
- a CDS encoding diguanylate cyclase, which produces MNNHNIMDIATKNVLTISENGTIRDAIESMYKNNHRDVVVVSESDKKFGLLSAADLIKMKKLGLDFNQKISSVLYPTIQTLHKNSSVFDAINRINCKNYPMCVVDDANNLVGFVSYYDIISSIDPNSMLERRYIGEVLIGSELKKASQEMSLCDIIGMMDDTMYDCVILMDENNKAVGIITTKDVIRFFNGNINMQESARLHMISPLLTVDYNTTIKDALSFIKDKHFKRLIITNSSGDTIGQITQEELLARIYSRWAEIMRTSQNKLEEVNKVLNEKASQYEMLSATDKLTGIYNRGKFEVELNSEIQRAKRYKSDPFSIIFFDVDNFKRINDTYGHPVGDVVLKKITNLFKTGLRATDVFARWGGEEFAIIMPNTILEKAAAAAEKLRQMIEKEDMKDVGCVTCSFGVSEFLQDDEMQSIIIRTDNAMYKAKRKGKNKVVIA
- a CDS encoding DUF2238 domain-containing protein; this encodes MTDKAARIFKIYPHILSILFMLLFVLLAINPVDRDVWIVEDTPIVITFILLVFTFRFFRFSNYSYTLMSAWMFWHTVGGHYTFANVPFDFITHLFGFERNNFDRVGHLVVGFYAFAAAELLTRKKWSGPVLATFFGLFFIMSIAAWYEILEWIYAVLHGGQAGIEFLGSQGDIWDAQKDMLFDMFGALFALVLFWIIRPDLKIDKHVSAA
- a CDS encoding globin — encoded protein: MELKITDGEMGVRPPVTKPHPGFFHQVGEERFRKLVSDHYELIRNSDIAFLFPVNDEDDFDQAKKNAADFLIQVSGGHAYFSENRGEPRMVGRHAPFRIDEHARRRWLEFYAQLLPGLEEEGVDPEYIKSFWDYLDIFSIWMINIK
- a CDS encoding histidinol-phosphatase; this translates as MLVDLHNHTTLCNHAEGTIDEYVEAAIKKGIKYFGFSDHAPMDFDPSYRMSFEEMPIYEKWVSEAKTKYQDKIEILLGYEVDYLKNHMDERVLNADVDFLIGSVHFIDGWGFDNPEFIGRYHTEDIDKIWQEYFDAVEEMAKFGKFDIIGHLDLIKVFKFMPKRDILSIASNALKAIKKSGAVLEVNMSGLRKPIKQAYPSNELLGEAYALDIPITFGSDAHTPAQVGLFDESIVELARQIGYKKCAVFKNRDRSFIEF
- a CDS encoding chemotaxis protein, which translates into the protein MTQEELDALMNGDLDSVEDDSLESEESDEIDVEQDYTNEIEVPTPDELEDRRVHPKKLVPPPPYDDNKVVHQLDDVTKESEEKATQIFDIVENISNDMMEKEENISSCIKIFENNIKLFTNLTEKFPDIQTFKTAREENEEALAGAQEVFDSIQESGNSLMNVMDIMQYQDIHRQKIERVINVMRALSNYMNALFAGKIDDDKRVSSAVHLPGDESTEDVVNADDIEALLAQFGANG
- a CDS encoding peptidase U32 family protein; translation: MQKVELLSPAGNLEKLRIAIDYGADAVYGGVSHFSLRIRSGKEFSFEEFKEGIDYAHSKGKKVYATINGFPFNSQLSLLKKHILKMAELGPDAIIVATPGVLKLCNELAPHIPLHLSTQANVLNVLDAKIYYDMGARRIIAAREISLKDLCEIKKELPDLEVEVFVHGSMCFAYSGRCLISTLQSGRVPNRGSCANDCRFPYELYAANPETGTLFRLEEDPGIGTYIMNSKDLNLASHIKEILDSGCVDSLKIEGRTKTSYYAAVTAKAYRMAIDDYYAGCYEPDKYQHELESMQNRGYTDAYLISRPFEKHDGQSLDFTMQMGTHQVSGMVTLEGTHFMCKYKTLPDEELEIVAPLGSKIAEVDNETGTIYQRDGRWYMRLKKLVAENKKVWDEVHSGNLNPIELPTILPPYTFLRIPADGDMGTHPKI
- the purE gene encoding 5-(carboxyamino)imidazole ribonucleotide mutase, which encodes MKFVSIIIGSKSDFEVMKSCADTFEAFGVNYELVISSAHRSPERTKEYVENAEKKGAQVFIAAAGMAAHLAGVLASKTVKPIIGVPMSASALSGIDALLSTVQMPAGMPVATVAIGKAGAINSAYLAMQILALENEDLRVKLKEDRIAKAKKVEMDSMEIETIL
- a CDS encoding DUF3972 domain-containing protein, giving the protein MSLNWMSIEEYADLTGLELLAIEELIARDKLVSKIENGQTYIDPSKGASEIVPSELQNVTKSNTPGMTVPAQFVEKTIGTIINLHERVLDAKDETIESIKNENMFLKEALASLQELYEEDRKTIETLTDQLKLSQQEVEFLRRKYKLMWGKVVENYSTTDKE
- a CDS encoding ARMT1-like domain-containing protein translates to MTIDEACVGCIINQSLKVANAIKADEALTQKLVSEVTKSSKDFSFSLTPPEVATGVYEMMSVIAEKQDLYDEVKSHSTQKALSFVPFLQYKIDNSKDKLLTAVKVAIAGNVIDLAAEVEFDLADEVEKIFDTHFNQDDFDKLKASLQEAKTLLIIGDNVGEHIFDHLFIQTLKELYPLLYISYMVRGRPIINDVTMKEAEEAGFDKLCNLVDSGVDTPGFIYDRANEESKKLFDSADLVIAKGMGNYECLSPACRTNLTYLLKVKCSVVASSLDKNIGDIVCKMV
- the glyQ gene encoding glycine--tRNA ligase subunit alpha; translation: MITFSEMLLKLQEFWMKEGCNIVQPYDIPAGAGTFHPATFLRSLDSTPWSVAYVAPSRRPTDGRYGENPNRLGSYYQFQVLIKPSPKNIQELYLKSLEYLGLNVADHDIRFVEDNWESPTLGAWGLGWEVWLNGMEVTQFTYFQQVGGVACDPVAVEITYGTERLAMYLQGVDTVFDIVWNENEYGKTLYRDIHKEGEIEFSKYNFEVADTAMLFAEFEAKSAECKKALDAGLPLPAYDLCMSASHTFNTLDARKAISQAERQNYILKIRELSRGCAQLYKDQEQERIARVKA